The sequence CCCGCCCGTGCCAGTACCTCCACGGCCCGGCACTCCGTGTCGGCCGCCAGCGCGGAGAGCAGGTCGAGACCGCCCGCCCGCGACTCGCCGCGGAGTCCGGCACTGTGGCCGGCCGCTTCCATCGCGGACACGGCCGAGGGCGACCAGCCGTCCACCGCCGCCTCCCGGACCACCGGGACCGCACCCGAGTCCTCGACGGAACCCTGCCAGCGGAGCCCGTAGCCGATACTGCGCTGCACGAGGTAGCCGAGCACCCTGGCCAGCTGCGGCCCGCCGTCGAAGGCTTCCCGGACCGCCGGGTCCGACTCGATGAGGGAGTGCAGGAGATGGGCCGTGTCGATCTGACGGTCACCGTCGCGCAGGGCCCGCCTGCGCGCGCCGGTCACCACCGAGGCCAGCTCAACGGTGAGTCCGGCGTCGATATCGACAGGGTTCGGTGCGGGCTGTTCGGGTATCCGCGGCGTCCGGTTTTGCACACCTCTTACCCCATCAGTCCCCCGGTGCCGGAACATCCCCGGAGGGGCCCATTTACCCATCCCACCCAAGTTGGGCACATCAGATCACCCCCTCATCCTTCCGGATGAGATCTCGCCAGGCGCACAACCAAGCCGAAAAAGGGCGCGCGCCGCCTTGCCCCACACCCCCGGGCAACCGCGAGCCCCGTGGTACACGTCCCTCACGCAACAGCGAACTCACAGCACCCGGAAGGAGCGCGGCGGCGGTGTTCTGGATGGTCGCCCTGCTGGCGCAGGACGGACTGCAGTACGTCTACCGGGTGTACGCACCGGACGACGCCCTGCCCGCCGACCTCTTCTGGGCGGCGTTCCACTGCCACGACGAGGGTCCGCATCCGCGCGCATCGGACTGGTTCGATTCGGCGGTGATCTGGCGGAACCGGCAGACCCAACAGATCTGACGGCCCATCAGCATTGCTTGTTCCCGCCGCCGACGCTACGTTCCGCGACACCGTAACCCGACGAGCAAGGGGTGGTCGCATGGCCGAGGTCAGCGCCGAGGCGCGCATCGAGGCACCCGCCGACAAGGTCTGGGCACAACTCACGGACTTCACCACGTACGGCGAGTGGAACGCCACCCACACCAGCTTCCCCAAGGGCGGCCCCGCCGTACTGGAACTCGCCGCCACCTACGAGGAGAACATGAAACTCATGGGCTTCCCCGCCGAGGTGACCTGGACGGTCGACGAGCTGGAGACCGGCCGGCTGCTCACCACCCGGGGCAAGGGCCCGATGGGGGTCGCCCTGTGCATGCGGTACTCACTGACCCCGGACGGGGACGCCACCACGATGCGCATCGACGGGGAGTTCACCGGGGCCGCGGTCTCCCTGATGGCGGGCAAGCTCAAGGACTCGGCGACGGCGGCGCTGCACGAGTCGCTGCGCAAGCTCGGCGGCCTCGCCGCCGCATGACCTTCCGTACACCGACGGGACACGGAAGCATCGAAGGGCCCCGCGGATCGACCGCGGGGCCCTTCGTACCGATGACGACGCACCGGACCATCAGTGCTCGCCGGCAAGGATCAGATAGAGCTTCTTACGAGCGTCGTTGATGACCGACAGCGCCTTCTCCCGCTGATCGGCCGAGCCGGTCTTCCAGACCTGCCCGAACGCCTCCATCAGACCGAAGCCGGCCTGACGGATCTCGTTCACGCTCTCCCAGTCGACGCCGCGCCCGGCCTCCTCCCACGGTGCGTCGGGGCCGGTTTCGGCTTCACCGCGCCCGGATTCGGTGAGCGTGAACAGCTTCTTGCCGCCCTCGCTGGCACTGACGATCAGGCCCTCGTCCTCCAGCAGCTGGAGGGTCGGGTAGACGGAGCCGGGACTGGGCCGCCAGGCCCCGCCGCTGCGCTCACCGATCTCCTGAATCATCTCGTAGCCGTGCATCGGCCGGTCCTTCAGCAGGGCCAGGATCGACGCGCGTACGTCACCACGCCGCGCCCTTCCCCGGCCGCCACCACGCCCACGCCCGCCACCGAAGGGGCCACCGCCGAAGGGACCGCCACCGAACGGCGGCCCGAACTGCCCGAAGGCCGCCCGTCGCCCCTCGAAGTCGCCCCGGCCCGGGTGACCGGGCCCGCAGTGCCCGTGTCCATGTCCGTGCTCATGCTCGTGCCCATGTGAACGCATCGCTACGCTCCTTCCATCGTTGATCTGTCGCGATGCGTCAACGATATATCGGAAACTATCGCCTGGCAAACCCCTGTGCCAGCGTTCGTGTGTCGTCGTGTGGAATTGCGGTGGCTGAGCCGCAGGACGCGGAAGGTCACCGGCCCGGCGGCGGAACGGGGCCTCCTGTCACCGCGGGGAGGCGTTCTCGCTGTCCGGTCCGGCTGAGGCCGTCCGCCGCCGTCCGATCGAGGCGTTCGATCGGTGAACCCGGTTCCGCCGGTGCGGGTACGGAGGCGCCGCGTGCCGCCCCGATCCGGTGTGTGCCGCTCGCGTCCGCCGGTGCGGGACCGCGGAGAACCGGCTCAACGATCGGTGAGCAGCCCGGCGTCGTGGGCGAGGACGGCGGCCTGTACGCGGTTGGCGCAGCCGGTGCGGGTGAGGATCCGGCTGATGTGGGCCTTGACCGTGCCCGCGCTCAGATAGAGCTGGTCGGCGATCTCCGCGTTGGACAGGCCCGTGCCCAGCAGCCGTAGGACATCCCGTTCGGCCGGGGTCAGTTCTTCGGTCCGGCG is a genomic window of Streptomyces sp. NBC_01237 containing:
- a CDS encoding Clp protease N-terminal domain-containing protein, producing MQNRTPRIPEQPAPNPVDIDAGLTVELASVVTGARRRALRDGDRQIDTAHLLHSLIESDPAVREAFDGGPQLARVLGYLVQRSIGYGLRWQGSVEDSGAVPVVREAAVDGWSPSAVSAMEAAGHSAGLRGESRAGGLDLLSALAADTECRAVEVLARAGVDAAWLAARAAERTAEASRQV
- a CDS encoding type II toxin-antitoxin system Rv0910 family toxin; the encoded protein is MAEVSAEARIEAPADKVWAQLTDFTTYGEWNATHTSFPKGGPAVLELAATYEENMKLMGFPAEVTWTVDELETGRLLTTRGKGPMGVALCMRYSLTPDGDATTMRIDGEFTGAAVSLMAGKLKDSATAALHESLRKLGGLAAA
- a CDS encoding PadR family transcriptional regulator; the encoded protein is MRSHGHEHEHGHGHGHCGPGHPGRGDFEGRRAAFGQFGPPFGGGPFGGGPFGGGRGRGGGRGRARRGDVRASILALLKDRPMHGYEMIQEIGERSGGAWRPSPGSVYPTLQLLEDEGLIVSASEGGKKLFTLTESGRGEAETGPDAPWEEAGRGVDWESVNEIRQAGFGLMEAFGQVWKTGSADQREKALSVINDARKKLYLILAGEH